A window of Streptomyces sp. Je 1-332 genomic DNA:
GTGAGTTCCTCGGCCAGCTCCAGGCGCCGCGAAGCACCACCGGCTGGACCGCTGTCTGCGTGAACAGCGCATCGACCTCGCGAGGCTCGTAGCGGTACTGCGGGGCGGCGCGCCTCGGCTATGCCGATGTGGGCAGCGTGAGGATTTCGGCTCCGTCGTCAGTGATGGCGATGGTGTGCTCGCTGTGTGCCGTCCGGCAGCCCGTTGCGCTGCGCAGCGTCCAGCCGTCGGCGTCGGTGACGAGCGTGGCGGTGTCGGCCATGACCCAGGGCTCCAGGGCCAGGAGCAGCCCAGGGCGCAGCTTGTAGCCTCGGCCGGGCCGTCCGGTGTTCGCGACGTGTGGGTCCTGATGCATGGTCGAGCCGATACCGTGACCGCCGAACTCGACGTTGATCGAATAACCGGCTTCGCTGAGGACCGTACCGATGGCGTGGGAGAGGTCGCCGATGCGTGCCCCCGGCTCGGCGGCGGCGATGCCCGCGGCCAGAGCGCGTTCGGTCGTCTCGATCATGGCGACGCTCTCTGTCGGCCGGGCGTTACCGACGAGGAAGCTGATCGCGGCATCCGCGGCCACTCCGCGCGTGGAGACAGCCAGGTCGAGGGTGAGCAGGTCGCCGTCGGCCAGCGCGTAGTTGTGGGGCCGGCCGTGGAGCACGGCGTCGTTGACGGCCGTGCAGATGTAGTGGCCGAAGGGGCCGCGACCGAAGGACGGTGCGTAATCGACGTAGCAGGACTGTGCGCCCGCCTCGGTGATCATTTCCTTGGCCCACTGGTCGATGTCCAGAAGGTTCGTGCCGGCCGTGCTGCGCTGCTTCAGGGCGTGCAGGATGTCGCCGACCAGTGCTCCGGTGGTCTTCGCCTGCTCGAGCCGGGTGGAGTTCAGGATCTCAATCATGGGGGCCTCTCACATGCTTCCAATAACTATACCGGTCTAACTGTACCGGTATTAGAATGGCGGCATGGTCAGGTTGCCGCTCACTCCCGCCGAGGTCGAACGCGGACAGCGCCTCGGCGCGCTGCTCCGCCAGGCCCGGGGCTGCCGCTCGATGCTCGACGTCGCGCTCGCCGCGGGCATCTCGCCGGAGACGCTCCGAAAGATCGAATCCGGCCGCGTGGCCACCCCCGCCTTTCCGACCATCGCCGCGATCGCGGACATCCTCGGGTTGTCCCTTGACGCGGTCTGGGCCGAAATCAGCCAGCCGGAGCGCGCCGGCGAGGGCCGGCCGGTCCTGCCTGTCGCCCGGCCCGCGCTGTACGCCTCGTAACCCGCTGCATCGATTTCGCGCGGCGGGCTGTGCATCACGGACGCGCGCCGTTGCGCATTGAACATCTTCAGGGGCCCTCCAGGGCCAGGACGACCTTGGCTGCGGACCATCGGCGCGCACTTGATGGGGCGGCAGCTGCGCAGACCACCACCCACCGGCGAGGCGGCAGGTTCTGGCAAAGGGTGCGGCGCGACAGGCCGACAGCAGACACTTCCACTTCATCGGTTGTTGACGCACCGTCAATCCGGGACTCTTAGGTTCCGGAAGCGCCCCCCGCGACCCGCCGCCCGACCGGCGCGGCAGGGACGGTCACGAACCCCTGGAGTGATCAAGTGGAACGTCGTAGTTTCCTGCGCGGAGCAGTCGTCGGCGGCACAGCAGCGGCCTTCGGCTACACGCTCATGCAGGGCGCTGCCTACGCGGCACCCGCACAAAAAGGCCCCGGCCCGTACGGAGCGCTCGGCCCGGCAGACTCCAACGGCATCCAGCTACCCAGCGGCTTCACCAGCCGAGTGATCGCCCGGTCCGGCCAGAAGGTCGGCTCCACCACCTACACCTGGCACGACGCCCCCGACGGCGGCGCCTGCTTCGCCGACGGCACGGGTTGGATCTACGTCTCCAACTCGGAGACTTCCTCCACCGGCGGCGCAGGCGCGATCAAGTTCAACTCGACGGGCTCCATCACCAGCTCGTACCGGATCCTGTCCAACACCAACCGTAACTGCGCCGGCGGGGCGACCCCCTGGAACACCTGGCTGTCCTGCGAGGAGATCAGCACCGGTTACGTCTACGAGACCGACCCGTGGGGCGTGAAGGCGGCCGTGCGCCGCGACGCCATGGGCCGCTTCAACCACGAGGCGGCGGCCGCCGACCCGGTCCGCAAGGTGATCTACCTGACGGAGGACGCGTCGGACGGCTGCTTCTATCGGTACGTGCCGTCCACGTGGGGCAACCTGTCGGCGGGCACGCTCCAGGTCCTCAACGCCGGAACGGCCACCTCCGGCAGCTTCACCTGGACGACCGTGCACGACCCGGACGGCTCGCCCACCCCGACCCGCGATCAGGTTTCCGGTGCCAAGCTGTTCAACGGCGGAGAGGGCTGCCACTACGCCAACGACACCGTCTGGTTCACCACCAAGGGCGATGGCCGCGTCTGGCAGCTCAACGTGGCCGCCAGCACCTATGAGCTGGCCTACGACGACTCCCTGGTCGTCGGGGGCGGAGCCCCTTTGACCGGCGTCGACAACGTCACCGGCTCGTCCTCCGGCGACCTGTACGTCGCGGAGGACGGTGGGAACATGGAGATCTGCATCATCACGCCGGACGACGTGGTCGCGACGTTCCTGCGGATCAGCGGCCAGTCCTCCTCGGAGATCTGCGGCCCGGCCTTCTCACCGGACGGCAAGCGCCTGTACTTCTCCAGCCAGCGAGGTACGGGCGGCAGCTCCTCCAGCGGCATCACCTACGAAGTCACAGGCCCCTTCCGCAGCTGACCGACCCCTGTCACGAGCCGCGCAGGCCCACTCCATGCGTTCCACAGAGAGGTGCGAGTGACAGCAGACGACTCCTTCGGCTGTCTCGATGATGACGACTACCCCGTCACGTAGCTGACAGACCGTCACCCTGGCCTGTACCTCGCCGATCGGGCGGCCCTGGAAGCCGTACAGGCCGAATCGGACGAGACTCAGGCGTGGATGGCGTATCTGGTCCTCGGCGTGGTGGTCGGCTTCTCGGTCATCTCCCTGCTCAACACGCAGATCCTGGCGACGACGGAGCGGCGCAGGGAGTTCATGCTCCAGCGTCTGATCGGCGCCACCCGCCGGCAGGTCCTGCGGATGTTGACGGTGGAAGCGCTGATGATCTCACTGGCCGGGCTGCTCCTCGGCCCGCTCGTCGCCGCCGCGACACTGGAGCGGGCGGTGGACAGCCTCCGCGACGCCCTTTCCTCGGGCCGGTGGGCCGAGCGAAACCGGGACCTCGTCGCCCTCGACGCGGCGGAGCTGGGCCTGCGCCTGCCCGTGGCGTGAATCACTGTGTGCTGCTCATACGTTGGGAGCCGCACCGGCGCTCAATTCAGGTGGCTTCTCCCGGCGCGAGTATGTGCAAGGGGCCTTGGGGCCAGGACGAAGACCCGGATTTCTCGTCGGATGTGGCGGGCGTAGTCGTCGAAGCACGGCATTGCGGCAAGGATTTCGTCCTGGGCTTCTCGTTGTTCCTCGGGGGACAGCAGGCGTGCTTGGACCGGCCAGGAACGGCGGCGCCAGTGGACCGTGGCGCGCGGTTCGCGCAGCAGGTGCCAGGACCAGGCGGGGTGTTGAGGGCGGCCGAAGTTGGTGGCCATGACGATGAAGGTGTCTGCTGCGGTCTGAGAGGTCAGGAGGGGGGTGTGACAGACGGTTCCGTCGCGGCGTGTGGTGTGCAGGATCAGGACCGGAACCAGCAGACGGCTGGGGACCCAGCGGCCACGGGTCCATTGGTGGAAGCGGCGGTCCAGGCGGGGCAGCAGGAGAGGTCCACAGCGGCGCAGGAGCCAGCTGTTACCGACGGCCCGTAGCAAGCGCTGCCGAAGACCCTGGGACCGGCTGGGAGGCTGGATCGGCGTTGTCATGGTCGCTCCTCTCACTTTCCCGGTCCTGCCGGGAGGGAGGGGAATGGACAGCCGGTCAGCTGTTGGGACAGCTGCCACAATCGCTCGGCAGCGCGCCTGGCGCACGCACGTCGGGCGGCTCGCACCAGCACGGGCGGGCCTGACCATTCCCAGCGGCCGCCTGGTCCGAAGAACTCACCCCCGGTGACGTGTGGCTCGGTGGCGGCCCTGAGCAGCGGCCATGCCGCCTGGGAAGGACAGTGCCACCGTGTCTGCATCCATTCCAGCAACCGCGCCTGGCGGTGCAGGCCAACGGCGTGCAGGGCGCTGGAGCCCAGGGAGGTATTCACCAGGCCGGGGTGGGCGGCGATCGCGCGCAGCGGCAGGTGGCGGGTGTGTGCCCATGTGGAAAGTCCGTGTGTGAACAGCAGGTTGGCGAGTTTGGAGTCGAAGTAGGCCATCCAGCGCTGGTAGATGCGCGGCCGGTGCGGCCGGAGAGGGTGGCAGCGGCCCAGCCAGTGCAGCACGGAGGAAACGTTGACTACCCGCGGCTGCGGCGTATTCAGCAGGGCGGGCAGCAGATGGCCGGTCAGCGCGAAATGGCCGAGGTGGTTCACGGCGAAGTGCATCT
This region includes:
- the map gene encoding type I methionyl aminopeptidase, with amino-acid sequence MIEILNSTRLEQAKTTGALVGDILHALKQRSTAGTNLLDIDQWAKEMITEAGAQSCYVDYAPSFGRGPFGHYICTAVNDAVLHGRPHNYALADGDLLTLDLAVSTRGVAADAAISFLVGNARPTESVAMIETTERALAAGIAAAEPGARIGDLSHAIGTVLSEAGYSINVEFGGHGIGSTMHQDPHVANTGRPGRGYKLRPGLLLALEPWVMADTATLVTDADGWTLRSATGCRTAHSEHTIAITDDGAEILTLPTSA
- a CDS encoding helix-turn-helix transcriptional regulator; protein product: MVRLPLTPAEVERGQRLGALLRQARGCRSMLDVALAAGISPETLRKIESGRVATPAFPTIAAIADILGLSLDAVWAEISQPERAGEGRPVLPVARPALYAS
- a CDS encoding alkaline phosphatase PhoX; the encoded protein is MERRSFLRGAVVGGTAAAFGYTLMQGAAYAAPAQKGPGPYGALGPADSNGIQLPSGFTSRVIARSGQKVGSTTYTWHDAPDGGACFADGTGWIYVSNSETSSTGGAGAIKFNSTGSITSSYRILSNTNRNCAGGATPWNTWLSCEEISTGYVYETDPWGVKAAVRRDAMGRFNHEAAAADPVRKVIYLTEDASDGCFYRYVPSTWGNLSAGTLQVLNAGTATSGSFTWTTVHDPDGSPTPTRDQVSGAKLFNGGEGCHYANDTVWFTTKGDGRVWQLNVAASTYELAYDDSLVVGGGAPLTGVDNVTGSSSGDLYVAEDGGNMEICIITPDDVVATFLRISGQSSSEICGPAFSPDGKRLYFSSQRGTGGSSSSGITYEVTGPFRS
- a CDS encoding ABC transporter permease; the protein is MAYLVLGVVVGFSVISLLNTQILATTERRREFMLQRLIGATRRQVLRMLTVEALMISLAGLLLGPLVAAATLERAVDSLRDALSSGRWAERNRDLVALDAAELGLRLPVA
- a CDS encoding nitroreductase/quinone reductase family protein; this encodes MTTPIQPPSRSQGLRQRLLRAVGNSWLLRRCGPLLLPRLDRRFHQWTRGRWVPSRLLVPVLILHTTRRDGTVCHTPLLTSQTAADTFIVMATNFGRPQHPAWSWHLLREPRATVHWRRRSWPVQARLLSPEEQREAQDEILAAMPCFDDYARHIRREIRVFVLAPRPLAHTRAGRSHLN
- a CDS encoding SDR family NAD(P)-dependent oxidoreductase, with product MSEGRSADLPGPWGRWRAGNTGWSPAQAGDLSGRTAVVTGSSRGIGAALVEHLARHGAHVIILCPSEAHGRAAARAVRQRVTAAQVDSAGCDLSQLGQIPEAAERITGLVAGRLDLLVNNAGVAALPRTYSAAGCEMHFAVNHLGHFALTGHLLPALLNTPQPRVVNVSSVLHWLGRCHPLRPHRPRIYQRWMAYFDSKLANLLFTHGLSTWAHTRHLPLRAIAAHPGLVNTSLGSSALHAVGLHRQARLLEWMQTRWHCPSQAAWPLLRAATEPHVTGGEFFGPGGRWEWSGPPVLVRAARRACARRAAERLWQLSQQLTGCPFPSLPAGPGK